The DNA segment AAGCCAGTCGTCGTCTACAATCATTTTTCATACCACCTATGAAACTCTCATCACTTCCATTTTACTCCTAGCTTTATTTCTAATATAAATCGCTAAAATATTAAGAGAAGTTATGATAATTAAGAGAATGAGGCAGGCGGCGAATGCGAGCGGCAGCGTGTATTCTAAACCTGTTGATTGAAGCGCTAAATTATATATCGTAAACGGTAAGGCCATAGACGGCGCTAAAGGAGAGAACACGAAGCCGGATAAACCTACAGCGTAAACGAATAGAATAGGCGCGGTCTCTCCGCCCGCTCTGCTTAAACCGAGTATCCCACCTGTCATAATACCGGAGATCGCATTAGGTAGAACATGATCCCGGATAGTCTGCCATTTAGTCGCGCCTACAGCTAAAGCCGCTTCACGATAACTTTTCGGAATAGATAGAAGCGCTTCTTGAGTAGCGGATATTATAACAGGTAAAGTTAACAGGGAGAGAGTTAAAGCCGCCGCCACCGCTGATTTCGGGAAACGCAAAACTATTAAAAAGAAAACGAATCCGAAAACACCGTAAATAATAGATGGGAGACTAGCCAGCGTGTTAATAGCCATTCGAATCATCCTAGTGAAAGCATTATCTTTAGCGTATTCTACAAGGTAGATTGCCGCTAAAACCCCTATTGGAAAACTGAAAATCATAGTGAAAACCATCACGTAAATCGATCCTAAAATAGCCGGTCCGATCCCATAGCTTTCATAGCTACCGGGTGTAGGAGCTCCGAATATACTAGGCTTTAAAGCGGGAATACCGTAGAAGATAATAGTGCCTACTATCCAGCCTAGGAAAATCAAAGGTATAGCGGCTACAATTCGCATAAGCCAAAAATACACTTTTTGCTTAGTATATTTTGAAGTCAACGTCTAATCCTCCAACCGAGTTTCTTCGAAACCAGGGATGTAGCTGCCCAGTTAACTAAAAGCGTGATGGCTAAGAGAATTAAAGCCACTGCGAAAATTGAATGATACCATAATGAGCCGATGGCAACCTCCCCGAAATCTCTGGCTATTAAAGCCGTCATAGCTAGAATAGACTGTAAAGGGTTAAAAGCTAGAAGAGGACTGTTACCGGTCGCCATTAAAACCGCCATAGTCTCACCGATCGCGCGGCCGAATCCTAGTAGAATCGC comes from the Candidatus Odinarchaeum yellowstonii genome and includes:
- the pstA gene encoding phosphate ABC transporter permease PstA, yielding MTSKYTKQKVYFWLMRIVAAIPLIFLGWIVGTIIFYGIPALKPSIFGAPTPGSYESYGIGPAILGSIYVMVFTMIFSFPIGVLAAIYLVEYAKDNAFTRMIRMAINTLASLPSIIYGVFGFVFFLIVLRFPKSAVAAALTLSLLTLPVIISATQEALLSIPKSYREAALAVGATKWQTIRDHVLPNAISGIMTGGILGLSRAGGETAPILFVYAVGLSGFVFSPLAPSMALPFTIYNLALQSTGLEYTLPLAFAACLILLIIITSLNILAIYIRNKARSKMEVMRVS